The window tttattttacataattaGTTAAGAAGTCAGAACATAATttttacaataaacatttttattttgtagtctTCAGtttgatttatatttattttttggttaacCATTCTACTCACATTGGAGGAAATAGTTGCGGTCTCCCGCCAATGAAACGTCTGGCTGGTGCTCCGGCAGCCATCTTTCACCTCATAGACCATAACGCCTTTGGCACAAACGCCAAGGATGATTTCTCCTTCTACAGGCTTTTTTTCACGTGTTGCACGGTGGAACAAGACACCGTATTCAGGCAACTGCAGACACACCTGCATAAACGAAACCCAAGACGGTTATTGAGTCAAATCgattacagtatgtgtgtaccaaagcATTTTACCTTGAGGAACTCAAGTTCTGACTCATCCGAGAGCATCTGGGCATTGTTAGTATGGAGCCGTTGCAGTTCTCCAAGAATAAAAGGCAAGGCACGTTTCTCCATCACAGTTTTGGGGACGTACTGATCAGGGCGACAGTAGTTTCTACCATACACCTGAAACAGCAAcatacatttttatctttttaattCAACTATACAATTACAATACATGTAATGTACGGAATGTGTCCTTTTCACAACTTCACGTTCAAGCCAATTCTTCTTCAAACCTCAGGCATGCAGTCCCCGTACTCTGTTTGCAAGGCTAAAGCTCCGAGATACAGAGCAGTCTCTTCATGGCAGGACAATCTGTCATCCAAGAGGTCTTTTCTGAGTTGGAGGTAGTACTGGTGTTGGGTCTGCTTGTGCCTGATAGGATGAGACGCTCGATCACTTCTGGTAATTTGGAATAAACAATCATTTGGGAGGCAGTCGGGAAGGAAAAATACTTACAAAATCGTTGAAATATCGTTGACAAAAAATTTGATCCTGAAGAAAAGGACAAAGGTGGTTGAAGGCACTTTTTTCCAGCTATCTGGAGCAACTTTGGAAATCTTGGTATCGTTGTCCACAAAGAAAAACTCATTATCTGATGAGGGAGACAGAGAAAAGCAAACGTAGTCTATCTATTTTGTGAAATGATAGAGCAACTGAATTCTCATATCGTTTATCTTTATTTACCGTCAATGTAAGCAAGGCCAAAGTAAAAGTGCTCCACCAGGTTGGCATGAGCGACAATCATATCAAACACATCTCCGCCTCTGGATTTCACCTCGCATTTGATGGCTATGGTCTGTCCGTTTGGCATCACCACAGTCAGCTCTCTCTGCGTCGTAGgagatttccctttttttgacTACACCAGTGAAGAAACACAttgaataatgaaatcaaaaagAAGTCTGAAGCGTGATGAGCAGTACAAACATATGGCCCTGTTGAGAGttgaatagatgctacagtagcaCCTTTTTGTCGCATCTCAAGAACATTACATATAAGTAAAAGCAACGACAATGACAACTTTTTCATGGAATGTATGTTTTGTGGTTCTTCTACAACATGATAATAACTAATTGTTTCCTTCAATCACTATCCAAATAAAGAACAATGCTTTTTAAAATCATCACTGAACACATTACGAGATGGATGAATGTCTGGTTCAACAAACTAATCAGTTGCACAACAAATTAGTTTGTATACACGATCCCTTagcaactaaaacaaaacatgttatGGTCACTTGACAGGAATGAACTCCTTTTGCTTCTCACCAAAATGGATCCAGGGAGCTCCAAGACAACCACTGGCTCGTCCGACATTCTAATAAATTCTGGACCTGTTTCCTAAGACAGAGAATATCGATTAGAGTAGACAACCTTAATTAGTCCCAGAATGCATAAAATCATTCCCTAACCATGAAATCAGAAAACAAGTGATTTATCTACAGTTTACTTTGAACCATACTTGTTTTGCACATGCAATAGTAATTTTCCTcaccttcattttcttttcattcagaCTCATCGTGGATTCAAACTGTGCAAGAAATCTCGAGTTAGCACGTCGACGCCCATCCAGGTACGTGCTATTGAACTGCTGCCAGCTCCCATTACTCTCAGCATGTCGACAACCAGAGGGGATCCTAGGCGGCAATCATTTCATCATTCTCTTAAATCTGTTGCTCATGAGATCTACGAACCATAGcttcaccttttgtttgaaaaatgcGAAAAGAGATGTGTTTCATCATTTCATACCCTGTGGACTCAGGTGTGTACGATGCTCCCGAGAATGTTCTGGAGATCTTTTTCTTTGTTACCCATGTAGAGTGACAAAACGTCCGCCCTGAAATACATTCCAGGATTGAGTAGGGTatatgaattttttatttttactctaaCCTACCTAGTGAGTTTTCTTACTGTGTAATTTGTCTCTGATGATCTGACTGCGATCATTCAGCAGGGATCCATTTTCTCTCACCGGCACAGGATCAGTCTTTCACAAGGAATTTAGTCTACTCAGTAAGAAGTAGTGAAAACCAACTTAATCAAATCAATGTGTGGTTCATTGTCCACAAACCGAGTTTGTGTAGATGTCTTCAACTAGATGCTTGACAAGCCGCTCGGCTGGAGGAAGCATCAAGGTCTTGTGGTGAAGCTCGCAGGTCTCTAGCACTGTCATCAGGTCCATCCGCCTCAACACTGTGTCCTCGCACATGCTCAAGAGTAAACCCTCCAGTTCTGCACTTAGCTGAACAGGCTAGAGAAGGACACATCAATAATATTTGCTAAGAAAGGGTTGGAGAATGTTCACCTTTTCCTTTTTGGATTGGATTGATCACACTTGCAGGAGCACAGTACCTGGTTTTGAGGTAGTTGATAATCCACGCACCAGTAAAAAGTCATGCCCAGTGAGTACACAAGTGTCTGGGGGAAAGCAGGGACAGAGAAGTTATTCGTCCTTATTTCCGACTGCCGAGCGTGTTCACGGTTGTGGGGGCCTTTTGCTAACTTCAGGCATAAGACAGACTGGTCGCTAGTCGAATGTTGGACAGACATAgggacagacaaccattcaaatCCTGCAGTCACTGACAGGAGAATTGATCCCATGTAAATTGCGTGTACAACTATAGTATCAGGGACCCCATAAAATGATAAAGTTTTCTAAAGTGAGCACATTTATGAAGTTGAAGGAATCACAGTAAAGAagttttttttggcttttggcCCACAGCGAGTCACTCATAATATCTTTTTGGCTGTTTTCACTctgaaaaatgatgaaaacaatGCCAGACACATACTTTCTGTAGGAATTGAAAATAGCTGTATTACTACTAACTGTAAGTCCCAGTCCTTTAAGTCTTACTTTGATATTGTTCAGTAACCCCAGGAAGTTTGAAGTGTCACTGAAAATAACTCTCGGCTGAACGAAACTTATGAGCCTGGACATTGGCTAATTTAGAGATTGGTGGTGTTTCTTGATTccttgtaaatgtaaaaataactgGAAATACTCTGGTAATGCTGAGAAGGAACATGCACTGATCTGACCTTTGGCCTCGACTAGTTTGGTTTTACAACCTTTTCAGTTGTGGTTCTTGTGGAGGCAGTGTGACCCTGAAGAACTTCAGGAGCCACGAAAGAGGCCACATCATCATTTCGCCCGCAGCTCTTGAAGGCCATATGCCCGTTAGCGGACAGTAGCACCGAGCCTGGGCTGAGCACACTGCACATGTTGCCAGAACCTTAATGGAGCATGCAGCAGAGACGGTAAGGGATAACAGAATAGATAGATAATTAGATGGATAATTCGCGGTAGTGAGAGGCTAAATACCTTTCTTGGAAACATCCAGTAAGGCCTCAGTGGTCACAAGCAGCAGACACCAGACCTCATCCTCATCTAGTGGCGAACCCCTGGCCTCTAGCACTTCTGCCAGGGTCACAAAAGTTCCCATccttatggaaaaaaaagttgcatgttAGCATTTTCTCTAAATATCTGCCAGTAATACAATTTCTAACCCACAAACAAGCAACATTTACATCGAAATAACAGAAAGTCAAGATGTAGGTTATAAAACAGTCGTTTTTTtaaagatgggggaaaaaacatcacAATTTTTGTCACAGTCCTAAAACGTAGTTCTTTGCTTCATTGAAGTTGAATTCTACTTGGCTGACAATTTGTATCGAAATGGTTTTCTTTCTGTGCGTTTGAATGTTGATCtgttttgagtttgttgtctttttcccTCTAAATTTCACGAGAATGCATGACCAACTTGGTGTTCTTATTGATAATTATTTCTCATCAATGCATTCACATAATTTGCTTcaattctagaaaaaaaatgcatctaacTTTCAAATGGTATTTATTAAGTGTGGTGCCATTTTTTCCATGTCTGTGTAAGGAAAAGAAACAGCTAAAA of the Syngnathoides biaculeatus isolate LvHL_M chromosome 22, ASM1980259v1, whole genome shotgun sequence genome contains:
- the frmpd2 gene encoding FERM and PDZ domain-containing protein 2, whose translation is MGTFVTLAEVLEARGSPLDEDEVWCLLLVTTEALLDVSKKGSGNMCSVLSPGSVLLSANGHMAFKSCGRNDDVASFVAPEVLQGHTASTRTTTEKTLVYSLGMTFYWCVDYQLPQNQPVQLSAELEGLLLSMCEDTVLRRMDLMTVLETCELHHKTLMLPPAERLVKHLVEDIYTNSTDPVPVRENGSLLNDRSQIIRDKLHRRTFCHSTWVTKKKISRTFSGASYTPESTGIPSGCRHAESNGSWQQFNSTYLDGRRRANSRFLAQFESTMSLNEKKMKETGPEFIRMSDEPVVVLELPGSILSKKGKSPTTQRELTVVMPNGQTIAIKCEVKSRGGDVFDMIVAHANLVEHFYFGLAYIDDNEFFFVDNDTKISKVAPDSWKKVPSTTFVLFFRIKFFVNDISTILHKQTQHQYYLQLRKDLLDDRLSCHEETALYLGALALQTEYGDCMPEVYGRNYCRPDQYVPKTVMEKRALPFILGELQRLHTNNAQMLSDESELEFLKVCLQLPEYGVLFHRATREKKPVEGEIILGVCAKGVMVYEVKDGCRSTSQTFHWRETATISSNRHRFIIECRANKKKHTFITETSKIAKYLCNLCSSQHKFNNEMNSRQLSHSMVSETPTKQGSSSDREVICVSLKKDPNLGLGIMIVGEDTVGRYDLGIFIASVVPGGPADKDGRIRPGGRLISLNHISLEGATFSEAAEVMQSSPGEVQLIISQPKAPQTPKSLRPSALKNCDSQTTVTAYGQSGNDSLDEIVSVMMEPKTNYRLHPPQEVRILNAQDDSSLSSPLNCVRSKETTVNLKKVAGSMGISITGGVNTNVPDGGIYIKSLVPGGSAERDGRIHAGDRILEVDGISFQGVTYERAVECLCKTGEMVTLAVESVPTSFARVSLSTYTDSSDPNHNVDVATRELRTTNCSSVSTHSRILCDRLRDCNFVTNENTQEVTLTRSAKGLGFSFVMCELDPPIPDLGSLIRIKELFPGQPAQLSGKINEGDVLLAINGQSLKELSYPKVLKLFKTSGLEVRLTLCRPSPGKLPTIEQLTGT